The following proteins are co-located in the Cyprinus carpio isolate SPL01 chromosome B19, ASM1834038v1, whole genome shotgun sequence genome:
- the utp23 gene encoding rRNA-processing protein UTP23 homolog — MKIKRQKHAKKTISFYKYNFCFREPFQILIDGTFCQAALKNKIQIKEQLPKYLMGEVQLCTTNCALKELETLAKDLYGAKLILQKFQIRKCKHMKDPVPASECLLSMLGETNPHHYFIATQDQQLTKALKKIPGVPLLYIILNTMVLDKPSERTLKHVEAVQLGELVSPSQQSSIQTLKEKEGLSKDSSDRRGKKRKRKSSNPNPLSCLKKKKKPMPQQPKKADGEKKKRSRQRKRRPAVAKEATVSSNPTTA; from the exons ATGAAGATAAAACGTCAGAAGCACGCGAAGAAAACCATCAGTTTTTACAAGTACAACTTTTGCTTTAGGGAGCCTTTCCAAATATTAATAGATGGGACGTTTTGTCAAGCAGCgttaaagaataaaatacaaatcaaagaGCAATTGCCAAAGTATCTCATGGGAGAAGTTCAGCTCTGTACCACAAA CTGCGCACTTAAGGAACTTGAAACCCTTGCAAAAGACCTCTATGGAGCAAAACTCATCTTACAGAAATTTCAGATCAGGAAATGCAAACACATGAAAGATCCAGTTCCTGCATCGGAGTGTTTGTTGTCAATGCTTGGGGAGACAAATCCACACCACTACTTCATTGCAACTCAG GATCAACAGTTGACGAAGGCCCTGAAGAAGATCCCTGGGGTTCCTCTGCTCTACATTATCCTCAACACCATGGTGTTAGACAAGCCCTCTGAGCGTACGCTGAAGCATGTTGAAGCGGTTCAGCTGGGGGAGCTGGTGAGCCCGTCACAGCAGTCTAGCATCCAGACTCTGAAAGAGAAGGAGGGCCTCAGCAAAGACAGTAGTGACAGGAGAGGCAAAAAACGTAAGAGGAAATCCAGCAATCCCAACCCACTTAGCTGcctgaagaaaaagaagaaacccATGCCTCAGCAGCCCAAAAAGGCAGACGGAGAGAAAAAGAAGCGGAGTAGACAAAGGAAGCGACGGCCTGCTGTGGCAAAGGAAGCGACAGTCAGCTCCAATCCCACAACTGCCTAG